The Solibacillus sp. FSL W7-1464 genome contains a region encoding:
- a CDS encoding 5'-nucleotidase C-terminal domain-containing protein, translating to MKKKRMYSATALAAFTAVAVGATGVMAEETIFTDVSVSHPYAEGINALTSAGIVTGFGDGTFKPDAMVTRGQAAKMIAGALKLDTTNVKNPNFKDIQTTNHYYNHIAALVATGFVNGYEDGTFRSADNITHDQLAKILANVSLVYPLDTTALLTEAKVAFNPAKQLTRGELSSVLATMMAAAAPAPAPQPEPETDNYKLSIMHVNDTHGRVDAFPKLMTAVNEQRAKTPDALLLHAGDVFSGTLYFNEFEGQADLPFLNALKFDAMTLGNHEFDLGSSAEGHKALADFIKAVQFPVLTANVDFTKDSLFTGLFSDLVSSEPENGKIYAGMIKEVNGEKVGIFGLTTAETEDIASPGSVAFENYIDEAKKAVKAFEDKGVDKIIALTHIGFDDNPAYDNDQVLAKSVPGIDIIVGGHTHTELKEPFIVDTNTVGEKKDATLIVQAKEYAGFLGTVNVEFDENGVIVKHDGQLVEIGKLADDAEGLKMLAPFKEKVDAVSQAEIGVTITEDLVSPRKSDTSAVSVRNSETALGNIITDGMLAKAKQYTDKKVVMALQNGGGIRATIPAGNITTGQVISVLPFGNTLALMDVTGAELKAAFEHSVKEAPEENGGFLHISGAKLEYDSSKEAGSRVVSLKYYDEATKAFVDVADNETYTVATNAFTAKGGDGFSSFGKAYGEGRVTDLGLSDWENLKEQLLSMKEIKFTTEGRIVDTAAPLEK from the coding sequence ATGAAGAAAAAGAGAATGTATTCGGCAACAGCTTTAGCAGCATTTACGGCAGTAGCTGTAGGCGCAACAGGTGTAATGGCGGAAGAGACAATTTTTACGGATGTAAGTGTTAGCCATCCATATGCAGAAGGGATCAATGCATTAACATCTGCAGGTATTGTTACAGGATTCGGAGACGGTACTTTTAAACCGGATGCAATGGTTACACGCGGACAAGCTGCAAAAATGATTGCTGGTGCTCTTAAACTTGATACAACAAATGTGAAAAATCCTAACTTTAAAGATATTCAAACAACAAACCATTATTATAATCATATAGCGGCGTTGGTTGCTACTGGATTTGTAAATGGTTATGAAGACGGTACGTTCCGTTCGGCGGATAACATTACACATGATCAATTGGCTAAAATTTTAGCGAATGTTTCTTTAGTATATCCGCTTGATACTACGGCGTTATTAACAGAGGCTAAAGTTGCATTTAACCCTGCTAAACAATTAACTCGCGGCGAACTTTCAAGCGTATTGGCAACAATGATGGCTGCAGCTGCACCAGCACCAGCACCACAGCCAGAACCGGAAACAGACAATTATAAATTATCGATCATGCATGTGAACGATACTCATGGACGTGTTGACGCATTCCCGAAATTAATGACTGCGGTTAACGAACAGCGTGCAAAAACACCGGATGCGCTTTTATTGCATGCTGGGGATGTTTTCAGTGGAACTTTATACTTCAATGAATTTGAAGGACAAGCAGATCTGCCGTTTTTAAATGCATTGAAGTTTGATGCGATGACATTAGGGAACCATGAGTTTGATTTAGGTTCTTCAGCTGAAGGACATAAAGCATTGGCGGATTTCATTAAAGCGGTCCAATTCCCTGTTTTAACTGCAAATGTCGATTTCACAAAAGACAGCCTGTTCACAGGTTTGTTCTCGGATTTAGTATCAAGCGAGCCTGAAAACGGCAAAATTTATGCGGGTATGATTAAAGAAGTAAACGGCGAAAAAGTCGGAATCTTCGGTTTAACAACAGCTGAAACAGAAGATATCGCTTCACCGGGCAGTGTGGCATTTGAAAACTATATCGACGAAGCGAAAAAAGCGGTGAAAGCGTTTGAAGATAAAGGGGTCGATAAAATCATCGCCCTGACACATATCGGATTTGACGATAATCCGGCATATGATAATGACCAAGTTCTAGCAAAATCAGTGCCTGGAATTGATATTATCGTAGGCGGTCACACACATACAGAGCTTAAAGAGCCATTCATAGTTGATACAAACACAGTTGGCGAGAAAAAAGATGCAACATTAATCGTTCAAGCAAAAGAGTACGCTGGTTTCCTAGGTACAGTGAACGTTGAATTCGATGAAAATGGTGTCATTGTTAAACATGACGGTCAATTAGTTGAAATCGGTAAACTTGCAGATGATGCAGAAGGGTTAAAAATGCTTGCACCATTTAAAGAAAAAGTGGACGCAGTGTCTCAAGCAGAAATCGGCGTAACGATTACGGAAGATTTGGTGAGCCCTCGTAAATCAGATACAAGTGCCGTAAGCGTGAGAAACAGTGAGACAGCATTAGGTAATATCATTACTGACGGTATGCTTGCAAAAGCGAAACAGTATACGGATAAAAAGGTTGTAATGGCATTGCAGAATGGCGGCGGTATTCGTGCTACAATTCCTGCTGGTAATATTACAACAGGTCAAGTTATTTCAGTATTGCCATTTGGTAATACACTGGCATTAATGGATGTGACAGGTGCTGAGTTAAAAGCTGCATTTGAGCACTCTGTGAAAGAAGCTCCTGAAGAGAACGGCGGATTCCTGCATATTTCAGGTGCTAAACTGGAATACGATTCTTCTAAAGAAGCGGGTTCTCGTGTTGTTTCATTGAAATATTATGATGAAGCAACAAAAGCCTTTGTAGATGTGGCAGATAACGAAACATACACAGTTGCTACAAATGCATTCACAGCTAAAGGCGGAGACGGCTTCAGCTCGTTCGGAAAAGCATATGGAGAAGGCCGTGTGACTGACTTAGGTTTATCGGATTGGGAAAACTTAAAAGAACAGTTACTATCAATGAAAGAAATTAAGTTTACGACTGAAGGCCGCATTGTAGATACAGCTGCGCCATTAGAAAAATAA
- a CDS encoding YhgE/Pip domain-containing protein — protein MGSFQLFGKELQSLKNRKGLLIALIGVLLIPIVYVAVLLSATWGPYDNLDNLPVAFVNKDAGGVSGGQAINVGNDLMETLKESNSLGWHFVTEEEAMDGLDKQEFYLVVEVPEDFSQKVTTVLDASPQVPELRYIQNEGLNFMGAQVTNSAVEKLREQLGDKITATYARTVFSRFTDIETGFASGADGSKQIVDGTEQLADGTNTLLTSLTEKSADINKLAVGAKTADAGAGQLLSAINGGTSDINKLASGSRQLASGATQLKGGSQQVLAGLNSLKGGSTEIYTGLQQLQPGSENLLTGLQQLSAGANQLYAGIAVGDGTQANPGLAKGLNQLATVLQSKQADITQMAQGAALLQTLAQAPGMEAYRENLLALSAGLGELGNVYPVAVQSASALSNGANQMAQSMPALTTGLENAIAGQKTIVSGISSLTAGQEQAVKGIDALVAGQTTVVSGASTLAGGASQVANGNASLTSSWNKLGAGVSNLKSGLTQISTGNETVAVGWQTMTEGVNSLNDGVNRLQAGSSELATGLEGGREQVAALRITDENIAMFSSPVTLAGEKVNAYEYYRDSTAPYILSLALFVGMLVLSMFVDFKKPAVLPKSAVSWFVSKWLQLALFATIQAILVTVFTLVVLQLSVDHVVPFILFGIFVSIVFMSIIYLLVSVAGNVGRFIALVLAVAQLSITGSNLPIPMLPENLQAVSAYLPFTYSISGFKSVISLGDLSMLSSNALILVIYLVVASVLALIAFIVSYKSLTTKYTPEVQPTA, from the coding sequence ATGGGGTCGTTTCAGCTGTTTGGGAAGGAATTGCAGTCACTGAAAAATCGGAAAGGTTTACTCATTGCGTTGATCGGTGTCTTGCTCATTCCAATTGTGTACGTAGCAGTTCTTCTGTCTGCTACATGGGGACCGTATGACAATCTGGATAACTTACCGGTTGCATTCGTAAACAAGGATGCAGGCGGGGTTTCAGGTGGTCAAGCAATCAATGTCGGCAATGATTTAATGGAAACATTAAAAGAAAGCAACTCATTGGGCTGGCATTTTGTGACGGAAGAAGAAGCAATGGATGGGTTGGATAAACAGGAATTTTACCTGGTAGTAGAAGTGCCGGAAGACTTTTCACAAAAGGTGACAACCGTTCTTGATGCAAGTCCGCAAGTGCCGGAATTGCGCTACATCCAAAATGAAGGATTGAACTTCATGGGTGCACAAGTGACGAACAGTGCTGTTGAAAAACTTCGCGAACAATTAGGGGACAAGATTACAGCGACTTATGCCAGAACAGTATTCTCCAGATTTACGGATATCGAAACAGGATTTGCTTCCGGAGCGGATGGTTCGAAGCAAATCGTCGATGGCACAGAGCAGCTGGCAGATGGGACGAACACATTATTAACATCGTTAACGGAAAAATCGGCAGATATTAATAAGCTTGCTGTCGGTGCGAAAACGGCCGATGCGGGGGCAGGCCAGCTTCTTTCCGCAATTAATGGGGGAACGAGCGATATTAATAAGCTAGCGTCCGGATCACGTCAATTGGCATCAGGCGCGACACAGTTAAAAGGCGGCTCACAGCAAGTATTAGCTGGACTGAATTCATTAAAAGGCGGTTCAACGGAAATTTATACAGGCTTACAGCAATTACAGCCTGGTTCCGAAAATCTCCTGACGGGGTTACAGCAGCTTTCTGCAGGAGCAAATCAGCTTTATGCGGGCATTGCTGTTGGTGACGGCACACAGGCGAATCCAGGGTTGGCAAAAGGATTAAATCAGCTGGCTACTGTATTGCAGTCCAAACAGGCAGATATCACACAGATGGCGCAAGGTGCAGCATTACTGCAAACATTGGCACAGGCACCTGGTATGGAAGCATACCGGGAAAATTTACTTGCTTTAAGTGCAGGATTAGGAGAACTTGGTAACGTATATCCAGTTGCCGTTCAAAGTGCCAGCGCATTAAGCAATGGTGCCAATCAGATGGCACAGTCAATGCCTGCATTGACGACGGGACTTGAAAATGCGATTGCCGGTCAAAAGACGATTGTGTCCGGTATTAGTTCATTAACAGCAGGACAAGAACAGGCTGTAAAAGGAATCGATGCGCTTGTTGCAGGGCAGACAACGGTCGTTTCGGGGGCGTCAACTTTAGCGGGCGGTGCATCGCAAGTAGCAAATGGTAACGCATCGCTAACGAGCTCATGGAACAAATTAGGTGCAGGTGTTTCCAATCTGAAAAGCGGTTTAACGCAAATCAGCACAGGGAATGAAACAGTTGCAGTTGGATGGCAAACGATGACAGAAGGCGTGAATTCATTAAATGATGGGGTCAATCGTCTTCAGGCAGGTTCATCGGAATTGGCGACTGGTTTGGAAGGCGGTCGTGAGCAAGTGGCAGCATTACGAATTACCGATGAAAATATTGCGATGTTCTCTTCACCGGTCACTTTGGCAGGAGAGAAGGTCAATGCATATGAATATTACCGAGATTCAACAGCACCGTATATTTTATCGCTGGCACTATTTGTAGGTATGCTTGTATTGTCGATGTTTGTTGACTTTAAAAAGCCGGCTGTATTGCCAAAATCTGCAGTAAGCTGGTTTGTCAGTAAATGGCTGCAATTAGCACTGTTTGCCACAATTCAGGCTATATTGGTTACGGTATTTACATTAGTTGTCTTACAGCTATCGGTAGACCATGTAGTGCCGTTTATTTTATTCGGGATTTTTGTCAGCATTGTATTCATGTCGATTATTTACCTCCTTGTATCGGTTGCAGGGAATGTCGGTCGTTTTATCGCGCTTGTACTGGCTGTTGCACAATTATCGATTACAGGTTCAAATTTACCGATTCCGATGCTGCCTGAAAATTTACAGGCTGTAAGTGCATATTTACCATTTACGTATTCGATTTCAGGGTTTAAATCGGTTATCTCATTAGGAGATCTTTCAATGTTATCATCGAATGCTTTAATCCTTGTCATTTATTTAGTCGTTGCTTCTGTGTTGGCACTGATTGCATTCATCGTAAGCTATAAATCCCTTACGACGAAGTACACACCGGAAGTGCAGCCGACTGCATAA
- a CDS encoding YxcD family protein — protein sequence MEKLTLLEQDLINAVCLFHAKFKNTAPEEVEVELMYDDVAGYSAEAFYNGQLDVYNSVNFIMALRLFIDEQLGRDSMSARITLAIDDEEGMIANVEF from the coding sequence GTGGAAAAACTAACATTACTTGAACAAGATTTAATTAATGCCGTTTGTCTGTTCCATGCAAAGTTCAAAAACACAGCACCCGAAGAAGTGGAAGTGGAGCTGATGTATGATGATGTTGCCGGATATTCAGCGGAAGCGTTCTACAATGGACAACTGGATGTATACAACTCTGTGAATTTCATCATGGCACTTCGTCTGTTTATTGACGAGCAGCTTGGCCGTGATTCAATGTCAGCCCGTATTACACTGGCTATTGATGATGAAGAAGGCATGATTGCCAACGTAGAGTTTTAA
- a CDS encoding diaminopimelate dehydrogenase: MSKIRVGIVGYGNLGRGVEAAVGQNADMELVAVFTRRDPAAVAIQSENVPVYLVEDAPKYKEQIDVMILCGGSATDLPEQVPHFAQWFNTIDSYDTHAKIPEFFDAVDAAAQKSDTVSIISVGWDPGLFSLNRLLGETVLPEGNTYTFWGDGLSQGHSDAVRRIEGVKNAVQYTLPIKEAVNRVRNGENPELTTREKHARECFVVLAEGADAAAIEKEIKEMPNYFADYDTTVNFITEAEFKENHQGMPHGGFVIRSGQSGESDKQIMEFSLTLESNPMFTSSVLVAYARAAYKLHAKGDKGAKTVFDIPYGLLSPKSPAELRKELL; encoded by the coding sequence ATGAGTAAAATTCGCGTAGGTATTGTAGGGTACGGAAATTTAGGGCGAGGTGTAGAAGCGGCAGTCGGTCAAAATGCTGACATGGAATTGGTAGCTGTATTTACGCGACGTGATCCTGCTGCAGTGGCCATCCAATCAGAGAACGTACCGGTCTATTTAGTGGAGGATGCACCGAAGTATAAAGAACAGATCGATGTCATGATTTTATGCGGTGGATCAGCAACAGATCTTCCTGAGCAAGTTCCGCATTTTGCACAATGGTTCAACACGATCGACAGTTATGATACACATGCAAAAATACCGGAATTTTTTGATGCTGTCGATGCGGCTGCACAAAAAAGTGACACGGTTTCGATCATTTCAGTTGGCTGGGACCCGGGCCTATTTTCATTGAATCGTCTATTGGGTGAAACAGTCCTGCCTGAAGGAAATACATATACGTTCTGGGGTGATGGTTTAAGCCAAGGCCATTCAGATGCAGTTCGTCGCATTGAAGGTGTAAAAAATGCCGTGCAGTATACTTTACCGATTAAAGAAGCGGTTAACCGTGTGCGCAATGGTGAGAATCCTGAGCTGACAACACGTGAAAAACATGCCCGTGAATGCTTTGTTGTATTGGCGGAAGGTGCGGATGCAGCAGCAATCGAAAAAGAAATTAAAGAAATGCCAAACTATTTTGCGGACTATGATACAACGGTGAACTTTATAACGGAAGCGGAATTTAAAGAAAATCACCAAGGTATGCCGCACGGCGGGTTTGTAATCCGTTCTGGTCAATCTGGCGAATCAGACAAGCAAATTATGGAATTTTCATTAACGCTTGAATCGAATCCGATGTTCACTTCAAGTGTTCTTGTTGCCTATGCACGCGCTGCATACAAATTGCACGCAAAAGGAGATAAAGGTGCAAAAACTGTATTCGATATCCCATATGGTCTATTATCACCAAAGTCTCCTGCAGAATTGCGTAAAGAATTACTGTAA
- a CDS encoding YhdT family protein, translating into MFNVQDKRFKIAHKEALIGVVLVIINFAIWFGFAYGLGSGDPLEYDYVFGFPAWFFYSCIAGTIFMIIAIWLAMKLFFKDISLEEEDEQK; encoded by the coding sequence ATGTTTAATGTGCAGGATAAGCGTTTTAAAATCGCACATAAAGAAGCACTGATCGGCGTCGTGCTTGTCATCATCAACTTTGCAATCTGGTTTGGATTTGCATATGGGCTCGGTTCCGGTGACCCGCTGGAATATGACTATGTATTCGGATTCCCGGCATGGTTTTTCTATAGCTGTATCGCAGGAACCATATTCATGATTATCGCAATCTGGCTCGCGATGAAGCTTTTCTTCAAAGACATCTCACTTGAAGAGGAGGACGAGCAAAAATGA
- the panF gene encoding sodium/pantothenate symporter: protein MHWSVIIPLLIFLIIIFGIGIWANRQVRTSSSFLQEYFLGGREMGGFILAMTMMATYGSASSFIGGPGVAYNTGLGWVLLAMAQLPAGYFVLMVLGKKFAIVARRIEAITLIDFLKKRYDSHTIVILSAVSIIIFLFASMTAQWVGGARLIESLTGLSYTNALLIFAVAVLAYVIIGGFRAVALTDALQGSIMMVGTVILLIATVIAGGGVDTIMQGLVAENPNLVTPFGADQNLTPLYVSTFWILIGLGVIGLPQIAVRAMSYKDSKSLHKAILIGTIGIGTIMFGMHLIGVFARPVMPGIEVGDKVMPLLTLEVLPPVLAGIVLAAPMAAIMSTVNALLILVSSTVVKDIYLNYINPKASDTQIKNRSFWVTSIIGIAVVIFAVKPPELLIMLNLFAFGGLESAFLWSVVFGLYWKKANKYGAISSMIVGLTLYIVIYRFAENIYGMHSVTIPIIASLITFVAVSLIAQKIKKIEDYHF, encoded by the coding sequence ATACATTGGTCTGTCATTATTCCATTACTCATATTTTTAATCATCATTTTTGGCATCGGTATTTGGGCAAATCGTCAGGTTCGTACATCAAGTTCGTTTTTACAGGAATACTTTTTAGGCGGGCGTGAAATGGGCGGTTTCATCCTGGCGATGACGATGATGGCGACATATGGAAGTGCCTCAAGTTTTATAGGAGGACCGGGCGTTGCCTATAATACAGGACTTGGGTGGGTTCTGTTAGCAATGGCACAGCTGCCTGCAGGATATTTTGTATTAATGGTGCTAGGCAAGAAGTTTGCGATTGTTGCACGCCGTATTGAAGCCATTACATTAATCGATTTTCTAAAGAAACGTTATGACAGCCATACAATCGTTATTTTATCGGCAGTCAGCATCATCATTTTCCTTTTTGCATCGATGACAGCGCAATGGGTAGGTGGTGCACGACTGATTGAATCATTGACAGGACTCTCCTATACAAATGCATTGCTCATTTTTGCGGTAGCCGTTTTAGCATATGTAATTATCGGCGGTTTCCGGGCAGTCGCGTTAACGGATGCATTGCAAGGATCCATCATGATGGTGGGTACGGTCATCCTCCTTATTGCTACGGTCATTGCCGGTGGTGGTGTTGATACGATTATGCAAGGACTTGTAGCAGAAAATCCGAATTTAGTGACGCCGTTTGGTGCAGATCAAAATCTGACACCATTGTATGTATCTACATTTTGGATTCTAATTGGACTAGGGGTTATTGGTTTGCCTCAAATTGCAGTTCGTGCGATGAGCTACAAAGATTCGAAAAGTTTACATAAAGCGATTCTAATAGGTACAATCGGAATCGGAACAATCATGTTCGGCATGCATTTAATCGGTGTATTTGCACGTCCGGTCATGCCGGGAATTGAAGTCGGCGATAAAGTAATGCCGCTTTTGACATTGGAAGTGCTGCCGCCGGTACTGGCAGGAATCGTACTCGCTGCACCAATGGCAGCTATTATGTCGACGGTCAACGCATTGCTGATTCTCGTAAGTTCAACAGTTGTAAAAGATATTTATTTAAACTATATCAATCCGAAAGCAAGCGACACTCAAATTAAAAACCGCAGCTTCTGGGTGACAAGCATTATCGGAATAGCAGTAGTTATTTTCGCCGTCAAACCGCCGGAGCTGTTAATCATGCTGAACCTGTTTGCGTTCGGCGGCCTCGAATCGGCCTTTTTATGGAGTGTCGTATTTGGACTGTACTGGAAGAAAGCAAATAAATACGGGGCAATCAGTTCGATGATTGTCGGCCTGACATTATATATTGTCATCTACCGCTTTGCGGAAAATATTTATGGCATGCATTCCGTTACAATTCCAATCATCGCCTCACTTATCACATTTGTAGCAGTAAGTTTGATTGCGCAAAAGATAAAAAAAATAGAAGATTACCATTTCTAA
- a CDS encoding GTP cyclohydrolase II: MKQLMAILEDKIQLVRRDDLQNIAVVGPVKLPIKQENLEATFQWYSWTTVEKNQTKEQVVESVSSMHLAFGQQSSVLVYGDFANQDDALIRMHSICHTGDIFGSQRCDCGYQLHESMKMIVEHGCGAIFYLADHEGRGIGLFSKSLAYLLQEEAFDTVEANHALGFEDDVRSYDDAIRVLQVLRAKPVTLITNNPKKLAALQENGLLADGHIPLWGGLTETNEQYLKTKVEKSGHIAMVEKLTV, encoded by the coding sequence ATGAAACAATTAATGGCTATTTTAGAAGATAAAATTCAGCTTGTCCGTCGGGATGATCTGCAAAATATTGCTGTTGTCGGACCGGTAAAGCTACCTATAAAACAAGAAAATCTAGAAGCGACATTCCAATGGTATTCATGGACGACTGTTGAAAAAAATCAGACGAAAGAACAGGTTGTAGAATCTGTATCGTCTATGCATTTAGCATTTGGCCAGCAATCTTCTGTCCTCGTGTATGGAGACTTTGCAAACCAGGATGATGCATTGATCCGGATGCACAGTATCTGTCATACAGGAGATATTTTCGGTTCACAGCGTTGTGACTGCGGCTACCAGTTACATGAATCGATGAAAATGATTGTCGAACACGGCTGTGGCGCAATCTTTTATTTAGCGGATCATGAAGGGCGTGGTATTGGGCTGTTTTCAAAATCATTAGCTTACTTACTACAGGAAGAAGCGTTTGATACAGTGGAAGCAAATCATGCACTCGGTTTTGAAGACGATGTCCGTTCATATGATGATGCAATCCGCGTTTTACAAGTACTGCGTGCAAAACCTGTAACACTCATTACGAACAATCCGAAAAAGCTTGCAGCGCTGCAGGAGAACGGATTACTTGCGGATGGCCATATTCCATTATGGGGCGGCCTGACGGAAACGAATGAACAGTACTTGAAAACAAAGGTAGAAAAGTCTGGACATATCGCGATGGTTGAAAAGCTAACTGTGTAA
- the ribD gene encoding bifunctional diaminohydroxyphosphoribosylaminopyrimidine deaminase/5-amino-6-(5-phosphoribosylamino)uracil reductase RibD gives MKTDQDYMQLALQLAASARGNTNPNPLVGAVIVKDGVIVGTGLHRKAGEPHAEVHAVNMAGEHTKDATIYVTLEPCSHYGKTPPCAKLLKESGFKRVVVATEDPNPEVAGRGIRLLREAGIEVEVGILQEEAQKLNERFIHNMLTERPFVVAKFAMTLDGKIATYNGHSQWITGEEARTDVHELRHEVDGILVGVQTVLNDNPKLTTRLKGRQGRNPIRVVLDSTLKTPLDAHIADTTEARTIIVTSLDSDEEKTQQLVRNGVEVIRVEKDTTGLNIEDMLKALYKKGITHLLVEGGGNVNASFLRGGFIDQYMVYVAPKVLGGKNSITPFTGSDVETIDLASLLEFGEVTRIGEDLRILAYPKKAGLHE, from the coding sequence ATGAAAACTGATCAGGACTATATGCAACTGGCGCTCCAATTAGCGGCAAGTGCCAGAGGGAATACAAATCCCAATCCGTTAGTAGGAGCCGTTATTGTAAAAGATGGCGTAATCGTCGGTACTGGACTTCACCGTAAAGCAGGGGAACCCCACGCAGAAGTACATGCAGTGAACATGGCGGGCGAACATACAAAAGATGCGACCATTTACGTCACACTGGAACCGTGTTCGCATTACGGCAAAACACCGCCTTGTGCGAAACTGCTGAAAGAAAGCGGATTTAAACGCGTTGTCGTTGCAACCGAAGATCCAAACCCTGAAGTAGCAGGGCGCGGTATTCGTCTGTTACGTGAAGCGGGAATCGAAGTGGAAGTTGGTATTCTCCAGGAGGAAGCTCAAAAACTGAATGAACGCTTTATTCATAATATGCTGACAGAGCGTCCATTTGTCGTTGCAAAATTTGCCATGACACTCGATGGCAAAATCGCGACATATAACGGACACTCACAGTGGATTACAGGTGAAGAAGCACGTACGGATGTCCATGAATTGCGTCATGAAGTGGACGGGATACTAGTAGGTGTTCAAACGGTCTTAAATGACAATCCGAAACTGACGACACGTCTTAAAGGTCGACAAGGTCGCAATCCGATTCGAGTTGTATTGGATAGTACTTTAAAAACACCACTTGATGCGCATATTGCGGATACGACGGAAGCCCGTACAATCATCGTCACTTCACTCGATTCAGATGAAGAAAAGACACAGCAATTGGTACGCAACGGTGTTGAAGTTATTCGGGTAGAAAAAGATACAACAGGCTTAAACATAGAAGATATGTTGAAAGCATTATATAAAAAGGGCATTACGCATCTGCTTGTTGAAGGTGGTGGCAATGTGAACGCATCATTTTTACGAGGCGGCTTCATTGACCAGTATATGGTGTATGTCGCGCCGAAAGTATTGGGCGGGAAAAACTCCATTACACCGTTTACCGGATCTGATGTGGAAACAATCGATTTGGCGAGCCTGCTTGAATTTGGTGAAGTCACTCGCATCGGAGAAGATTTGCGTATTTTAGCCTATCCAAAGAAGGCTGGTTTACATGAATAG
- a CDS encoding FAD-dependent monooxygenase, with protein MNRKVDVCIVGGGPGGALLANILAKNNVSVLLIERTNDFAKAFRGEHLNEEGERILKQYGLFERIEQLGLLRMETLEYWMNGEKFKTIEPDPAIGHLGIHVPQAHLLQAIIEQAKGYPTFDYLLNTTVKELIQNEHGQYTAVRAKQGDADITIEAQLIIGADGRYSTVRKLANLDVTIRDHGYDLLWAKIPAPENWTPSIKMALVDGMQISLFTQAKGFVQIGWNIEKGSYPQLRKQPFMPFIEKLVKAFPQLVPVVQEHIRSWKDFVLLDVFSSTTEQWGKEGVALIGDAVHTMTPTGAYGLNSSLMDAHVLAQMLLENEKFDFVSCATARKKQIEKIQAIQIEKEQKFHEAFLVLS; from the coding sequence ATGAATAGAAAAGTGGATGTATGCATTGTCGGCGGTGGTCCGGGCGGTGCACTTCTTGCCAATATACTGGCGAAAAATAATGTGTCGGTTCTTTTAATAGAACGGACAAATGACTTCGCAAAGGCATTCCGCGGAGAACATTTAAATGAAGAAGGAGAACGAATTCTAAAACAGTACGGGCTATTCGAACGAATTGAACAGCTCGGTTTGCTGCGCATGGAAACATTGGAATATTGGATGAACGGTGAAAAATTTAAAACAATTGAACCGGATCCGGCTATAGGCCATTTAGGTATCCATGTTCCGCAAGCTCATCTGCTTCAGGCAATAATCGAGCAGGCAAAAGGCTACCCAACGTTTGACTATTTATTGAATACGACGGTTAAAGAGCTTATTCAAAATGAGCATGGGCAATATACTGCTGTCCGTGCTAAACAAGGTGATGCTGATATTACGATTGAAGCACAGCTGATCATCGGTGCGGATGGGCGCTATTCGACAGTCAGAAAATTGGCGAATTTGGATGTGACGATCCGTGATCATGGCTATGACTTGCTTTGGGCGAAAATACCGGCACCTGAAAATTGGACGCCATCCATTAAAATGGCCTTAGTTGACGGCATGCAAATTTCCCTGTTTACGCAGGCAAAAGGATTTGTCCAAATCGGCTGGAATATCGAAAAGGGAAGCTATCCGCAATTGCGCAAACAGCCTTTTATGCCGTTTATCGAAAAGCTTGTAAAAGCATTTCCTCAATTGGTACCTGTCGTACAGGAGCATATCCGGTCATGGAAAGACTTTGTGCTGCTTGATGTCTTCAGCAGTACGACCGAACAATGGGGAAAAGAAGGCGTTGCATTAATCGGGGATGCCGTTCATACGATGACCCCGACAGGCGCATATGGATTAAATAGTTCGTTAATGGATGCCCATGTGCTGGCACAAATGCTGCTGGAAAATGAAAAATTTGATTTTGTCAGCTGCGCCACAGCAAGAAAGAAACAGATCGAAAAAATCCAGGCAATACAAATAGAAAAAGAGCAAAAGTTCCATGAAGCTTTTCTCGTATTAAGTTAG